A genomic segment from Saimiri boliviensis isolate mSaiBol1 chromosome 14, mSaiBol1.pri, whole genome shotgun sequence encodes:
- the C2CD4C gene encoding C2 calcium-dependent domain-containing protein 4C, which translates to MSPTARPPPASPLRPRPPRQPREQRAETLARVQPRAGTPGRRRSPGPAAPMRKTNMWFLERLRGSGENGRGLGGDAGDKAAKGPLYSNVLTPDKIPDFFIPPKLAAGPAEAEGQAAPGASASDPNPAPASASPRLAPRSPRLPAKLAAESRSLLRAATRHVIQIESAEDWPEEAPAAPPAPGAAPLPSVPKAHTSYGFAALAESPHTRRRESLFHSEHGALAQVGSPGAARRRAPAKADGGPGEAGGTLMSPGRGLSGGESDTGSSAESSPFGSPLLSRSVSLLRGFAQDGQAKVSQLRQSVGRHGSLSADDSTPDTSPGSRRRLTRRATPEPGPESGQAARAEHTVPLGPRGSVRLLAEYEAGQARLRVRLLAAEGLYDPLSDARAINCCVGLSLVPGKLQKQRSTIIKHSRHPVFNEDFFFDGLGPASVRKLALRIKVVNKGGSLKRDTLLGEKELPLPALLPFL; encoded by the exons ATGAGTCCGACTGCGCGGCCGCCGCCCGCATCCCCGCTCCGGCCGCGTCCCCCGCGCCAGCCCCGGGAGCAACGCGCCGAGACCCTCGCGCGTGTCCAGCCTCGGGCCGGCACCCCGGGCAG GCGCCGCAGCCCCGGTCCTGCCGCCCCCATGAGGAAAACCAACATGTGGTTCCTGGAGCGGCTTCGGGGGTCCGGGGAGAACGGCCGCGGCCTGGGGGGCGACGCGGGCGACAAGGCCGCCAAGGGACCGCTGTACAGCAACGTGCTGACGCCCGACAAGATCCCCGACTTCTTCATCCCCCCCAAGCTGGCCGCGGGCCCCGCGGAGGCGGAGGGACAGGCCGCGCCGGGCGCGTCCGCGTCGGACCCGAACCCGGCCCCGGCCTCGGCCTCGCCCCGCCTGGCCCCGCGCAGCCCCCGCCTGCCGGCCAAGCTGGCGGCCGAGAGCCGGAGCCTCCTGAGGGCCGCGACGCGCCACGTGATCCAGATCGAGAGCGCCGAGGACTGGCCCGAGGAGGCCCCCGCCGCGCCCCCGGCCCCGGGCGCCGCGCCCCTGCCCTCGGTGCCCAAGGCGCACACGTCCTACGGCTTCGCCGCGCTGGCCGAGAGCCCGCACACACGGCGCCGGGAGTCCCTGTTCCACAGCGAGCACGGGGCGCTGGCGCAGGTGGGCTCCCCGGGCGCCGCGCGCCGCCGCGCACCTGCCAAGGCCGACGGGGGCCCCGGGGAGGCCGGCGGGACGCTCATGAGCCCGGGCCGCGGCCTCAGCGGCGGCGAGAGCGACACGGGGTCCTCGGCCGAGTCCTCGCCCTTCGGGTCCCCGCTGCTGTCGCGCTCCGTGTCGCTGCTCAGGGGCTTCGCGCAGGACGGCCAGGCCAAGGTGAGCCAGCTCCGGCAGTCGGTGGGCCGCCACGGCTCCCTGTCGGCGGACGACAGCACCCCGGACACCAGCCCCGGGAGCCGGCGCCGCCTGACTCGCCGGGCGACCCCGGAGCCCGGCCCCGAGTCGGGCCAGGCCGCGCGCGCGGAGCACACGGTCCCCCTGGGTCCCCGGGGCAGCGTGCGGCTGCTGGCCGAGTACGAGGCCGGCCAGGCCCGCCTGCGGGTGCGCCTGCTGGCCGCCGAGGGTCTCTACGACCCCCTGAGCGACGCCCGCGCCATCAACTGCTGCGTGGGGCTGAGCCTGGTGCCCGGGAAGCTGCAGAAGCAGCGCAGCACCATCATCAAGCACAGCCGCCACCCCGTCTTCAACGAGGACTTCTTCTTCGACGGGCTGGGGCCGGCCAGCGTCCGCAAGCTGGCCCTGAGGATCAAGGTGGTGAACAAGGGTGGCAGCCTCAAGCGAGACACGCTGCTGGGCGAGAAGGAGCTGCCCCTGCCCGCGCTGCTGCCCTTCCTGTAG